ACCGGCAAGCGGCTCAGGCTCGCGCACACTCGCGCGATTATTGACGCCATCCACGGCGGTGACCTCGCACATGCCAAGACCCAACGCGATCCGGTATTCGGCTTGGCGGTAGTGACCGAATGCCCTAACGTCCCGAGCGAGATTCTTATTCCTCGAAATACTTGGTCGGACAAAGCCGCCTACGAGGCAACGGCGAAGAAGCTCGCCGGTTTATTCAGTGAGCACTTCGCCGCCTACGAAGGGGGGGCCGGTGCTGACGTAAAAGCCGCGGGTCCCGTTGCGTAATTTCGCCAACCGTTACAATCCGTGGCGACTTGGGGTAGCAGCAGCTACCGGCAAGCTTGTCACGGAATCTGTCGATGAGAGGAGACCGAGACGTATGGTGGTAGAATTCGCCTGAATCGCTGTCCGGCAAGGTCGTCCGCGCGGAGGGAGCGGCACGGTTCATCGGGAATGACATGACTATCGGGATGAGCGGCTTTACCCGGGCGGGCGGTTCCTCAGTGCATTTCTGGCCGAAATGAAAGGTTTCAAGGTCGGTCGGTGCGTTTTTTGTCGTCGTTGGTGCAACCGTTGCTGCCGCAGGGCCCACCGTAGGGGCGCGTCAAGCGCTTGCTTTCCTCATAGGGGAGGATCTCGAGAATAACGCCCTCGCGTAAGGCCGCCTGCACGCGGCGCCAAGCCTCGGGCGTGAACAGGTCGCCATGGGAGCTTAACAACTCTTCGCGAAGGTCCGGCCGTAAACCAAGAAAGCGCGGGAATTCCTCGGGGAAGATATCGCCCTCGCGCACGGAAACCCAGGGCTCGGGGCGATCTCCTCTTCATAACTGGTAGGCGGCGGTAACTCCCGAAAGTTACAATCCGTTAGCAAGCAGAGTTCGTCGTAGTCGTAGAAAACGACGCGGCCGTGGCGGGTAACACCAAAATTCTTCAAGAACAGGTCGCCCGGGAAGATGTTAGTCGCGGCAAGATCGCGGATGGTTTGGCCGTAATCGCGAACCGCCGCGCGCGCCGCGGCGTCGCTGGTTTCGGAGAGGTAGAGATTTAGCGGTCGCACCCGGCGCTCCATGTAAACGTGCCGGATGATGACGTGGCCATCCTCAATCGGCACGGAGCTCCCCGCGTTGCGCAGCAGTTCTTGGAGCAGGTCCGGCCGGAAGCGGCCTTGTTCGATTCACAAATGTTCATACCCATAGGCCTCCACCAGCCGTCCGGCGCGGTCATGCTCGAAGACGAAGCGGTACTTACGCATGACCTCCATTCTGGACGAGGTTTTCGGGGGATCGAACCGGTCCTTGATGACTTTGAACACGACGTCATAGGCGTGAAGGGTGAACACCAGCATGACCATGCCCCGTACGCCTTGGGCGGTCTCGAAACGGTCCGCGGAGAGGTGCAGGTGGTATAGGAAATCGCGGTCGAATTCGGTCTTGCCGTGCTTGTGGTAACCGGTTGCGGTGTAAAGCTCGCCCAGGCGCTTGCGGGGCATCAGGGTTTTTAGGAAACGCACCAAGTCGTAAGGTCGCTCGACGTCCACGCGGAAGTATGATCGCGTGAAGCTGAAGAGGATGGCGATATCGTCCTTGCCCGTCAGCACGGCGTCGAGGGTGATCCCGGCTTCCCCGTGCCGCAGGACGAGTCCGAAAGGAAGACAGGATTCGTCGTGCGCGGTAAATGCACAGCCGATCAAGTAAGCGCCCTTGCCGCGGAAAAAGCGGCTTTTCACCGCCTCGATCCGCATTGCCGGACCGCCCAGGGCAGCCTCCAGGCGAGCGGCGGCCGCGGCTGTAGCCCCCGGCAGATCGTCGTATTGTTCGGCGGCAAAACCGGCGTCGGTAAGCATCGCCGCCAACAGGGGAGGAAGGGGGGCATCCTGATAGCAGCATCGTAGGGCGCCAAGCGCGACGGTGGGTGGTGTATCGAAGTCAGTATCGACAAACTCGATCTCTTGGTTAACGCCCACGGTGGCGAAAACGCGCCGTGTCAGAGAATTGAAGAAGGTCTCGGCGATCTCCCACGCTTGGCAGTCGGTAATCCGCGAGGAGTACACTGCCTTGCAGGCGGCCCAGAGTGGCCTCTCCTTGAGCCGGCCCCCCCTAAGTTGGCAGACCTCTACCAACCGTTCAAGGAAGCGACCGTAGAGGCCGAGACGTTCCCTCGCGTCCGCGTAGGTGCCGGTCCAGTCGCAGCCAAGGAATCTCTCTTTTGCTCGCCGGGTAATGGCACGGAACTGCACGTGAAAATTGAGGAAGGCGCGGTACGCAGCCTCTGCGCAGAGTGCCGCCAAGCGGATGTCCGTCAGCGTTTTGGCGGTTCGTGGACCGCCGGAAACGGCCTCATCGATCGGCGCGTGGCGAAATTGGTGGGAGAGAGCAGCCTGAGGCAAGTTATCCATCAGCCTTTCATTAAATGATCAATTTCCATCGCGATCAGGCAGACATCATCGGCAAAGGCTTTTGTCGCGGCGAATTGCTCCACTTCGTCGACCAACCGCTTGCAGAGTTCGTCCGCGCAAAGGCCGGCTCGTTGACTCACGGCCCTCTGCAACCGGGGCTGATCGTAATCTTGCGCATCGGCGCCTTCGACCTCGAGCAACCCGTCGGTGAAGAGCAGCAAGGTGTCGCCAGCGCTCAGTTCGCAGGACCAGCTGTGGTATTCTGCATCCTCAAAGATTCCGAGCACCGGGTCGGGCTTCGATTCACCAAACGGGAGCCGCTCAGCGCTGCGCCGCGCCCGGTGCACGCAGAGCGGGGCCGGATGGCCTGCATTGGCGTAATGCAGTTGGCCTCGGGTGCGGCCGGCCAGCAGGTAGCAGTCCGACACAAACATCGTCAGCCGGCTGTGTTTGAGTAGGTGAGCAAGGCCCCGGTTGAGCGCTTGAAGCAACTTGGCCGGTTCAGTCGCGCGGGCGCGCAACTCCTCCACGAGCGCACGCAGGATGGCCGCCACCAGCGCGGCGCACACGCCATGCCCCGTCACGTCGCAAATGAAGATGCCCGCCATGGAGTCAGAGAGCTGAAAGACGTCGAAAAAGTCACCGCCCACCCCGGAGGAGGAACGAAAGAATTGGTGAAAGCGCAGCGCGCTCGCCCATAGGGAAGCCGAACTGGGGAATCGAGGATAGTGCTGCGGCAGCAGCGCGTGCTGCAGTTCGCGCGCCGTCTCCAGGTCCGCTTCCAACTGGGCATTTTTCTCCCGCAGCGCCTCCGCATAAGGCGGCCAATTGCTCCTCGGCAGCCTTGCGCGCGGTGATGTCGCGCGTGGTGGACACCAAACCAATCAGCTCGCCCGCGTCATCGCGCAGGGGCATCTTTGTGACCGACATCCAGACCCGCTTCCCGGCATAGTCAATATAACGCCCTTGCAGATTTTTGATGGAGATGTAGCCCGGCATGGAATCAAGCACCGCGCAGCATTTTATTTTCCAAGGCAAGCTTCTCGGCCCGGCGCTGGTAGTCGGCTAATTGCGATTCTGCGCCTCGATCACCCGGCGCGAGTTTGTGGTGCTCATCGTTCGTACCGCCCGGCGTGGCGCCTTAGCTCTACCACCCTTCCAAATCGGACGGTAGTAACGGCTTGGTGAAGGAAACACCGTTCATCGAATCAACCTCGAAAAAGGAAGGTCACTGGCCGTCATACCGGCCCTCGAACTCCTGCTGAATCCATTCTTCTTTGTCATAGTATACCAACACCGGACAGGGGGCCCGGTGCAGAATGTGAACGGCGTGGTCCAGGTTAAAGAGCCGCCTGAGGCGGCCCGGGTGATGGCCGGCCGTGATGATTAAGTCGGCGTTGAGGTCACGGGCAAGCTGCGCGATTTGGTCGGCCGGCTCGCCCGTCAAGACCCTCCCTTGACAATGCGGGCAGGTTAGCCGGACGCTTTGCGCCAACTCGGCCACCGCCTCCTGCGCGGCTGCCCGCTGCCGTTCGGGCGCGGTGAACACTTCCGGGGTGACGATCAATGGGTTGACCGGTTCCGGCGGGCAGACGTGCGCCAGGGTGAGCGAGGCCCCGAACGCCTGGGCAAATTGCGCCGCGTAACCGACCGTGGCCGCGGAATGCGATGAAAGGTCAACCGCCACGACGATTGCCCTATCGTAACGGCACAGGGCGGCGCGGGTTTGGCTTCTAGGGCATACATGGGTTCATTTTGGAGGCTTGCTCTGGCGAGCAACTTAGGCCGGCCGAGTGTGGGATGCTCACCACGGCTTGCCGAGATTCAACCTTTTGTTGGCGACGCGATCGCGGCGGATCAACCCGCTTAAGAGGACAGGAGTTACGCACCATGAGGGTGCGTGACCGCGCTGGATAAAGTTAGTGATGGCTTGATCCGCGAAGTGACGCTTCATGCGCTTTTTTTTGGAGTCGTACTGGGCGTAGTGTCTTACGGCGAGGTTCTTATCGACCGTTCGAAACGCGCCACTTCCCGTACCACCTCCGATTCTGGCGCCTTTGATTTAACCGTGATTTGGACCGTAAATTTCATGCCCGCTCCTGCTCTCGGCATTTTACCGTGGGAGAGCTGGCTCGGTGGCGTGCATCGGAGAATCCGGTGCTTGGCCGAGTTCGCTCAGCCGGTGACGTGAGCGTTGGTGGCCGATTGAGGGATGTCGCGCCTGGAGAGCCGTAGGCCCCTTTTGTCCATAACGAGGGTACCGTCCTCAGCCTCCGGTTTTTCCTGGTCTCCTTTCCAGCCACCCCAAGGTTGTTAACAGTCCCCGTTAAGGGGTAGAACGTCTGCGAGCCGGTTTTTTGCCGAAGCCTGTTACGTCGCAACGAGTAAATTTACTAAAAGTATGAATAATATGGATTCCATCGGGTGAGTTCTTTCGGAATTGCACTCCGGAGGAACTTTCCCTACTGATACGAGGGTCGTTCTGAAGGGCCAATCCCCCATGAACTCTCTCCAGTTCCTCAGCAGTATACCCATCCGGCACTTTACTCTGCCGTTCATAATTGCCGCCTCCGCCATTACAACCCTGCACTCCGAGGAAAACTTCCGGCCGAACTCGCTGTGGCCCGATGGCGTGAGGTTAACCCACCCCGAACATTTCGTCACCGCTTCTGTGGTCGACGTGGTGCGCGACGACACCCTCAAACTGCGGGCCGGGCCCGGCACGCGCTTTGCCGTCCTGGTGGGTATCCCGGCCAGCGCAACTGACCTTACCGCGTTCGATCAGGACCAGGTCTGGGATGGTGATGCGTGGTGGTGTCCGGTCGACTGGGAGGGGTACCGAGGTTATGCGGCAAGGGCCCACTTGTCTCAAGAACCGGCTGAGGGCCCCATTCCGGGACAAGACCTGCGTGCCGGTGGCAATCCGCAGGTTCAACAACCGCCAGACGTTCGCCCCTCCCACCCTGAAGGACAGGATGAGACGCAAAGTGCCCAATGGCCCGATGGCACGAAGCTAACCCACCCCGAACATTTCGTTGCCGCTTCTGTGGTCAACGTGGCGCGCGGCGACACCCTCAAACTGCGGGCCGGGCCCGGCACGCGCTTTGTCGCCCTGACGGACATCCCGGCCAGCGCAACTGACCTTACCGCGTTCGATCAGGACCAGGTCTGGGACGGTGACGCGTGGTGGAGTCCGGTCGACTGGGAGGGTTACCGAGGTTATGTGGCAAGCACCCACCTGTCTCAAGAACCGGCTGAGGGCTACCCTCCGGGACAAGACCCGCGCGCTGCCGGCAATCCGCAGGTTGAACAACCGGCAGACATTCGCCCCTCCGACCGCTCCCTCCCGGATCGTGTCACCCTCGGCGCTGCGGGAGGAAATCGTCAAGGTGACCGGCACGACCCTTACCGGTGGAAGGTGAGCATCGTGACGACGATCTTTTGGATCGGCGAACGCCCCTCACGGAATAACCCGGTCACCAACTGCAGGAGCGCTTGGGACAAGTATTGGGTCTACAACTACGGCGGTTACGATAGCCCCGACCCCGCCGTTCGCCGCCATTTCATCCCGGTTCACTTTGTGCCGCGCGAAAACCCCTTCTACGTCGCGCTGCCTTATAACGACGTGGTCGGGCATCACACCAAGCGGGAGGCCGCATGGGTGGTCCCCTGGTTCCGCGAGACGTTTGTGCGGGATGGCCAATCGGTCTTGAAAGACCGCTGGATTGCCATCCGGCACGGGAACCGGGTTTGTTACGCGCAATGGGAGGATTGCGGGCCGTTCCGGACCGACCACTGGCAGTACGTGTTCGGTCAGGAGCGGCCGCGGCCCAACCTGAACCAAGGGGCGGGCCTGGACGTCTCACCGGCGGTGCGCGATTACCTCGGGCTGGCCCCCACCCGGGACATCTGCGACTGGAAGTTTGTCGAGTTTGCTGGCGTGCCCTCGGGTCCCTGGCTGCGCTACGGGCAGAACGGCCGGTTTGCGCTCTCGCGAAGGTAAAGTGGCGGTCGAGAGCGGGAGATTCCGGGGGGTCAGGCCACTTTCTTGGCCTGCTCTTGAGGGCGGAAAGCAGGCTACCAGCGCCGGAAAGTGTTCTCCCACTCCTCATCAGGTACCCGGGTTAGTATCTGCAGCAGCAGGTGTGCTCCGCGCTCGCCGCACCTCGCGATCTTGTGCCAACGCCCATAGTTGACGGTTGAGGACCGGCCGGGCTGGACGCCCGGTAGGCTTCCACCCGATTGACGGCTTCACGCAGTTCGTCGAGATTGCCTCCGCTGCAAAAGAGGGAGAGCATTGGCCAAAAGCGGTGAGGCAGGTTCGCCTTTTCCGAGGTTAGCTGAGGACGAAGGCTAGATGGCAGACGTGATCAATAATATTCAGCGACGGCCGCCAACTTCATCGACGTGCCGCAATAGGTGGGCCGGACCTTCGTAGACCCGTGCGGCGCCAGCGCGCTCGAGTTCCTCCTGCCCGTACCCGCCGGACAACAGCCCGACGCCGAGGGCCAGCGCGCGCCGGGCCGCGAGCATATCCCAGATGGAGTCGCCAACGACGACGGAGTGCTGGATGTCGACGCCCAGACGATCTGCCGCTTCCAGGAACAGGTCGGGATCGGGCTTGCCGTGCTTAACCTGGTCGCGAGTCACGACGGGTACGACGGCAGGATCGACGCCGAGCGCGTCCAAATTCAGCCTGGCGGTCTCCATTCGGCCACTGGTGGCAATCGCCCATGGGATTCCACTCGCGGTCAGGTAATTGAGGAGTTCGCGCGCGCCGGGCAGGGGCCTCACCTCGTGGCGATGGCGCGTGTAAGCCTCGGCGTGCAGCCGGCGGAGCCGGTCCACGCGCTCCGGACTGATTTCAAGACCGGTTTCTCTCAGCAGCATGTTGGTGAACAATCCACCGCTCATGCCGATTCTGCGGTGGATGCGCCAGACCGATAAATGGATTTCCTCGCGATCCAGGGCCTCCCTCCAGGCGAGCACGTGCAGGTAAACGCTGTCTACCAGCGTGCCATCGAGGTCAAAGAGGAAAACCATCTGAATGCGAGGCATGGCGGGTATCAGGCGCGTTTCGGTTTGATATCATGGACACGGCTACCGCCGTGAGCAAGCTTTCTCAGATCAGGCGCCGCATGTAGGGATTCGTTTTCTGTCGTAGGGCAGAAGCGTTCTCATAGGTTCCTTTTCCGGCCCAAGCGAACTGGCTTGGGCTTTTTGATGGCAGGCATCATCTCATGCGTTTTACGGTCGTTGGACTACGACCCAAACGGGTGGTTTTTTTCGATTCGATCGAATGAGTTTGGACGGTTCAATGTGCGCACCGACAAGCGCTCGTCGGGAGTATAGAGCTAACTCATGGCCCGTGATAGGCTTCTAGCACTCTCGCTCCGGTATCTCCTTACTTGCGGCTGGGCGGAGTGGTTGATGTTGTTAAAGAAGGTTATAAATCATGGATAAACAAGAACTTGCTACCATCGCCAACGCCCTGGTTGCCCCCGGCAAAGGCCTCCTGGCGATCGACGAGAGCAACCGCACCTGTAACAAGCGTTTTGAAGAAGTTGGGATCGCCCCGACCGAGGAAAATCGCCGTGCCTACCGGGAGCTGATCCTGACAACCCCCGGTTTGGGGAGCTTTATCAGCGGCGCCATTTTATACGACGAAACGATCCGTCAAAGCACCAAGGACGGAACTTCATTTATCGAGGTGATGACCAACGCAGGCATCATCCCAGGAATCAAAGTCGATACCGGGGCCAAGGATCTGGCGGGCCATCCGGGGGAAAAGGTCACCGAAGGGCTGGATGGGTTGCGGGAACGGCTC
Above is a genomic segment from Verrucomicrobiota bacterium containing:
- a CDS encoding bifunctional isocitrate dehydrogenase kinase/phosphatase is translated as MREGDIFPEEFPRFLGLRPDLREELLSSHGDLFTPEAWRRVQAALREGVILEILPYEESKRLTRPYGGPCGSNGCTNDDKKRTDRP
- a CDS encoding serine/threonine-protein phosphatase, which codes for MAGIFICDVTGHGVCAALVAAILRALVEELRARATEPAKLLQALNRGLAHLLKHSRLTMFVSDCYLLAGRTRGQLHYANAGHPAPLCVHRARRSAERLPFGESKPDPVLGIFEDAEYHSWSCELSAGDTLLLFTDGLLEVEGADAQDYDQPRLQRAVSQRAGLCADELCKRLVDEVEQFAATKAFADDVCLIAMEIDHLMKG
- a CDS encoding HAD family hydrolase, which gives rise to MPRIQMVFLFDLDGTLVDSVYLHVLAWREALDREEIHLSVWRIHRRIGMSGGLFTNMLLRETGLEISPERVDRLRRLHAEAYTRHRHEVRPLPGARELLNYLTASGIPWAIATSGRMETARLNLDALGVDPAVVPVVTRDQVKHGKPDPDLFLEAADRLGVDIQHSVVVGDSIWDMLAARRALALGVGLLSGGYGQEELERAGAARVYEGPAHLLRHVDEVGGRR
- a CDS encoding bifunctional isocitrate dehydrogenase kinase/phosphatase, with protein sequence MEQGRFRPDLLQELLRNAGSSVPIEDGHVIIRHVYMERRVRPLNLYLSETSDAAARAAVRDYGQTIRDLAATNIFPGDLFLKNFGVTRHGRVVFYDYDELCLLTDCNFRELPPPTSYEEEIAPSPGFPCARAISSPRNSRAFLVYGRTFAKSC
- a CDS encoding PAS domain S-box protein, giving the protein MLDSMPGYISIKNLQGRYIDYAGKRVWMSVTKMPLRDDAGELIGLVSTTRDITARKAAEEQLAALCGGAAGEKCPVGSGPGDGARTAARAAAAALSSIPQFGFPMGERAALSPILSFLLRGGR
- a CDS encoding universal stress protein; its protein translation is MAVDLSSHSAATVGYAAQFAQAFGASLTLAHVCPPEPVNPLIVTPEVFTAPERQRAAAQEAVAELAQSVRLTCPHCQGRVLTGEPADQIAQLARDLNADLIITAGHHPGRLRRLFNLDHAVHILHRAPCPVLVYYDKEEWIQQEFEGRYDGQ
- a CDS encoding bifunctional isocitrate dehydrogenase kinase/phosphatase yields the protein MDNLPQAALSHQFRHAPIDEAVSGGPRTAKTLTDIRLAALCAEAAYRAFLNFHVQFRAITRRAKERFLGCDWTGTYADARERLGLYGRFLERLVEVCQLRGGRLKERPLWAACKAVYSSRITDCQAWEIAETFFNSLTRRVFATVGVNQEIEFVDTDFDTPPTVALGALRCCYQDAPLPPLLAAMLTDAGFAAEQYDDLPGATAAAAARLEAALGGPAMRIEAVKSRFFRGKGAYLIGCAFTAHDESCLPFGLVLRHGEAGITLDAVLTGKDDIAILFSFTRSYFRVDVERPYDLVRFLKTLMPRKRLGELYTATGYHKHGKTEFDRDFLYHLHLSADRFETAQGVRGMVMLVFTLHAYDVVFKVIKDRFDPPKTSSRMEVMRKYRFVFEHDRAGRLVEAYGYEHL